The Desulfonatronum lacustre DSM 10312 region TCCCACTATGGATTGTCGGTTTTCTACCAATTCTACTTCGGCAATGCGTTTTTCGCTTGAGAAAATGCAGTTATCGGGGTCGGTATCGGTATCGGGATAGATACTGTTTGTTCGCCAATAACCCTAATTCGACCCCGATACCGATACCGATACCGAAAGAGAAGCTTTGAATTAGAAATGGTTTTACTTGGGAAGTGAGGCGTGACATCAAGGAGGGATGGGGAAGGGGGCGAAGGAGTCAGCCGAGAAGAACCAAGGCCCAGACCACCGGGACGAGGAGGAGGGAGAGCAGGACGGCTGCGGAGCCGATGTCTTTGGCCCTGCCGGACAGCTCGTTGTGCTCCATTCCTATCCGGTCCACCACGGCTTCCACGGCGGAATTCAGCAACTCGACGATCAGGACCAGGACCACGCTGCCCAGCAGCAAGGCCCGTTCCACGCCGCCTTCTCCCAGCCACAACGCGACGGGGACCAGCGCCAGAGCGGCCAGAACCTCCAGCCGAAAGGCCTCTTCGTTGCGCCACGCGCTACGCAGTCCCAGTAGGGAACAGACAAATGCCTGGATCAGCCTGGGGATGCCTCGTAAACCGCTTTTTCCCATGGTGGGCCTCAGCACGAAACCTGCATTTCCTGGATCAGATCCCGCAGGCGGCGGATCTGGTCCACGAGACCGGCGAGTTCCTGTTCCGCCAAGGCCATGCCCTGGGCGGTCTCCGTGGAAATTCGGCTGATCTCGGAAACGGACCGGCTGACCTCCTCGCTGGCCGCGGATTGCTGGTTGCTGGCCGCGGCCATGGCCCCGACCTGGGAAGCGTTGTTTTCCACGAGGTCGGCGATCACTTGCAAGGACGCATCGGAGCGGGTGGCCAGCTCGGCGGAAGCCGTGACATAGTCCGTGGCCGATCGCACCGCGGAGATGCCGCGGTGGGTTCCGTCCTGGATTGAGGCAATGGATTCCGAGACTTCCTTGGTGGCGGCCATGGTTTTTTCGGCCAGCTTGCGCACCTCGTCGGCCACCACGGCGAACCCGCGACCCGCGTCCCCGGCCCGGGCCGCCTCGATGGCCGCGTTCAGGGCCAGAAGGTTGGTCTGGTCGGCGATATCCTCGATCACCGTGATTACCCGGCCGATGTTCTGGGCCCGTTCGCCCAGGACGTTCATGTCCGCCTGGAGGCTTTGCGTCTGCTGCTGAACCTGGGTGATGGAATCCACGACCTGGTTGACCAGCCCCCGGCCTTCCAGGGCTTGTGATTTGGCCTCATCCGAGTTTTGCGCGGCATGTCCGGCGTTGGCGGCGATTTCCTGGATCGAGGCGTTCATCTCCTCCATGGCCGTAGCTGTTTCCGCGGAGCGCTGTTCCTGCCGACGGGAACCGTCGCCCGCCTGAGTCACCTGTTTGGCGATGCGTTCCATCGCGTCGGAGACCTGCTGGGAAATTTCCTGAACCCGGGCCGCCACGCTTTCGATTTGCGTATTCTTGCCCTTGATCTCGGCTTCCTGCTCTCGGATGGTGGTCAAATCGTAGTATAGGGTCAGGACGCCGGTCAGGTTGCCGTCCCAGTCGTAAATGGGGTTGGCGTTGACGCTTAGGATTTTCTTGCGCCCCTGGACCAGTACTTCCATTTCGCCCTCCACGCGGCGTTTCTCGATGAGCGCCTGAGAGGATCTGGTCCGACGTCCGGCCTCGCCATGAAAAAACAGACCGGCATCCTGGAATTGATAGTCTTCCGGAGCGCCTTCCTTGGCTAAAATTTCCAGCAACAAGCGGTTCGTGTGGGTGATGCGGGATTCGGAGTCCAGGATGAGAAAAGGAAAGTTGGCGGAAATGCTCTTCAGGACACCCTCGGAAAAGCCCAGCTTGTTTTTCAATTCCTGGACCATGGCGGTCAGATTGCCGGCCAGTTCCGCCAGTTCGAACCGAAATCTTCCGTCCAGACGAGCGCCCAGGTCGCCGTGAGTGACCTTGCCGGCGTAGGACTCGATGGAAGTCAGGGGAGCCAGGACGTACCGCCTGAGCATGAGGATGATCAAGCCGGCCAGGAGCAAGGCCATGAACAAGCCGCTGGCGATCAGGGTGTTGCGTTGGCGGTTGGGCACGGTGTTCATCTCCGCGGCGTCAATGACGGTGCAGACCTTCCATCCGTTGAGCGGCATGGTGGTCACGGCCATGAGCATGGCCCGGCCATCGTGGCTGAAGGAGATCAGGCCCTGCTGGATGTCCATGGCCTGCCCCAGGCCGCTCTCGGCACCGGAGGTCAGAATGCGCCCCGGCTCCCGGCCATGGGCCGCCAGGCGGCCGTCATTGTCCAGAATGGCCGCGAAGCCGGTTTGACCGACGGAAATCGTATCGATGAACTGCCGGGTGAAGTTGTCCCACCGGGTGGAAACGGATACGCCGCCGGCGACCTGGCCGGTCAGGTCGCGAACCACCGCGGCGGCGCTCATGGTCGGCGCAACACCGCCCATGGCCCTGCGTACCCGGTTCTCGACGACCACCCCTTGGCCTGTGAACAATGTCCGCATGAACGGCTCGTCCTTCAGGGACATGCCGGTCAAGTCCCGGTCGTCGGCGTTGTAGCCGACGATGACGTCGCCATTTTCGTCAAACAGCGTCACGGCCCAGATATCCCCGTAGCCGCTCATGAAGTTGGTGATGATCCGGGAGGCGTCCTGGCGAAAATAGTCGGACTGCAGGGCGCTTTCAAAGGCGTTCTGCTCCGCCAGGGATGCCGTCAGGGAGACGAGGTTGTGGATGGAGTTCTCCAGGACCCGTGAGGTGGAATCGGCGACATTGTGCATGGTTCGGGTCTGCAACGTAAAGGCCATGTCGGACGTGGACTTGTTGACGTAAATGATCAACGCGCCGATGGACAGCGCCACGGAAAGGGTCACGACCAGGATCAACTGCGTGTTCAGGCTGCGAATGTTCATGCTCGGGCTCGAAGGAAAGGGTGATGGACATTACGGATTACGGTGGGTCAAAAGCAGACTCCTATATGGCTTTCATGTCGAAGTAAAACCTTGCAGCCGGTTTTACGTAAATGTAACATTCGCTACTGAACAAATCGGGCACCCGGAAAGATCAGACATCCGCCGCGGCCTCCAAGTCAAAGGCCGCGGCCATCAATGCGCGCGTGTAGGGGTGTTTGGGCCGGGAGACGACGTCTTGGGCCGGGCCCTGTTCGACCACATGCCCATGGTGCATGACCAGGATGTCGTGACTCATGGCCCGGACCACCCGCAGATCGTGGCTGATGAACAGGTAGGCGGTGCCGTGCTCGTGTTGCAGGGTGCGCAGCAGGTCCACGACCTGGGCCTGGACGGACATGTCCAGGGCCGAGGTCGGTTCGTCCAGGACCAGCACGTCCGGCTTGAGAATCATGGCCCGGGCGATGGCGATGCGCTGGCGCTGGCCCCCGGAGAATTCGTGGGGATAGCGGTGGCGGCTTTCCGGGTCCAGGCCGACTTCCTCCAGGGCCGAGGCGATCAGGGCATCCCGCTCCCGTCCGGCATGTCCCAGGCGATGCACGGCCAACCCCTCGCCGATGATCTGAGCAATGGACATCCGCGGATTGAGGCTGCCGAAAGGGTCCTGGAAAACGATCTGCATGTTCCGCCTGAGTGGGCGCAGGGCGCGGGGGGGCAACTGGTGGATTTCCCGGCCCTGGAAGACGATCCGGCCCGTGGAGGCGTTCAGGCGCAGTAGAGCCAACCCCAGGGTGGTCTTGCCCGAGCCGGATTCCCCGACCACGCCCAAGGTCCGGCCGGGATACAGCCGTACGTTCACGCCGTTGACGGCCTTGACGTGCCCCTTGGTGCGCTTAAGCAGTCCTTTCCTGATCGGAAACCAGACATTGACCTCCCGCCCGGCGAGTACCGGCTCCGTGGAAGCGGGGTCGGCCACCGGGCCGTCCCGGGGCTCGGCCTTCAAGAGCCGTTG contains the following coding sequences:
- a CDS encoding diacylglycerol kinase yields the protein MGKSGLRGIPRLIQAFVCSLLGLRSAWRNEEAFRLEVLAALALVPVALWLGEGGVERALLLGSVVLVLIVELLNSAVEAVVDRIGMEHNELSGRAKDIGSAAVLLSLLLVPVVWALVLLG
- a CDS encoding methyl-accepting chemotaxis protein, with product MNIRSLNTQLILVVTLSVALSIGALIIYVNKSTSDMAFTLQTRTMHNVADSTSRVLENSIHNLVSLTASLAEQNAFESALQSDYFRQDASRIITNFMSGYGDIWAVTLFDENGDVIVGYNADDRDLTGMSLKDEPFMRTLFTGQGVVVENRVRRAMGGVAPTMSAAAVVRDLTGQVAGGVSVSTRWDNFTRQFIDTISVGQTGFAAILDNDGRLAAHGREPGRILTSGAESGLGQAMDIQQGLISFSHDGRAMLMAVTTMPLNGWKVCTVIDAAEMNTVPNRQRNTLIASGLFMALLLAGLIILMLRRYVLAPLTSIESYAGKVTHGDLGARLDGRFRFELAELAGNLTAMVQELKNKLGFSEGVLKSISANFPFLILDSESRITHTNRLLLEILAKEGAPEDYQFQDAGLFFHGEAGRRTRSSQALIEKRRVEGEMEVLVQGRKKILSVNANPIYDWDGNLTGVLTLYYDLTTIREQEAEIKGKNTQIESVAARVQEISQQVSDAMERIAKQVTQAGDGSRRQEQRSAETATAMEEMNASIQEIAANAGHAAQNSDEAKSQALEGRGLVNQVVDSITQVQQQTQSLQADMNVLGERAQNIGRVITVIEDIADQTNLLALNAAIEAARAGDAGRGFAVVADEVRKLAEKTMAATKEVSESIASIQDGTHRGISAVRSATDYVTASAELATRSDASLQVIADLVENNASQVGAMAAASNQQSAASEEVSRSVSEISRISTETAQGMALAEQELAGLVDQIRRLRDLIQEMQVSC
- a CDS encoding ABC transporter ATP-binding protein, whose protein sequence is MPTSPLLHVSDLSVSFHGSGAIVPAVQNVGFTLRKGRTMALVGESGSGKSVTALSLVQLLPYPQAFHPGGSILLDGQELLGASEAVLREVRGGRIGMIFQEPHSSLNPLHTVEKQIVETLRLHQKLAPDQARARAVELLELVGLDDPGQKLSSWPHQLSGGQCQRVMIAMALANNPDLLIADEPTTALDVTIQAQVLALLKDLQQRLGMAMLLITHDLNIVRKNADDVCVMREGKIVESGPMERVFTTPEHPYTQRLLKAEPRDGPVADPASTEPVLAGREVNVWFPIRKGLLKRTKGHVKAVNGVNVRLYPGRTLGVVGESGSGKTTLGLALLRLNASTGRIVFQGREIHQLPPRALRPLRRNMQIVFQDPFGSLNPRMSIAQIIGEGLAVHRLGHAGRERDALIASALEEVGLDPESRHRYPHEFSGGQRQRIAIARAMILKPDVLVLDEPTSALDMSVQAQVVDLLRTLQHEHGTAYLFISHDLRVVRAMSHDILVMHHGHVVEQGPAQDVVSRPKHPYTRALMAAAFDLEAAADV